The Kribbella amoyensis genomic sequence GGCGAGGCGGCGGCCGTCGTACGACTCGATCGTGAGCCGGACGAGTTGACGCTCGCCGATCGGAGCCCAGGCACGGACCGGGAGCAAGGGGATCAGCGGAGCGGCCTGCTCCGGGTCGATCGGTGCCAACCGGCCGACGACGGTGACCCGCCAGCCGAGCCCCTCGTCCTCGTCGATGTCGTCCACCTCGAACGCGACCACGTCACCACGCTCCGCTGCCCGATACCGGTCGTCGTCGGCGGTCGCGAAGATCAGGCCGCCCTGCTCGACGGCGAAGGTCGCGAGCCGGACCGCGGGGAGGGCGTCCCGGGTGAACACGAGCCGGCCCATCGCCCTGGTCGCCAGCAGGCGCAGGCACTCCGCCGGATCGAGGATCTCCAGCCCGTTGGCATCCACCTCGGTCCGGGCCTCGGGCAACGGAGTCGCCGCTTCCTGGTCAGGTGCGAGCAACGCGGACCCGAACTCGTTGCCGTCGACATGTTCCGGGGAGTCGGTGAGGGTGCTGGACAGGGGAGGGGTGCTCGAGGCCTTGGTCATCGGGCGGCTCCTGGTCGGGCGCCGGGGCGCTGTCTGCTCCGGCGCGATGGACGTACTGGGGATGGGTTCGGCCTTGCGGAACGCCGTTCGCGGTCTAGGGTGAGCGATGAGTGACCACGCGACACTGGGAGCGGCGCGAGATGACGACGATCAAGGTGTTCCTGCTCGACGACCACGAGGTGGTGCGGCTCGGGCTGCGTCAGCTGCTGGAAGCCGAACCGGACATCGAGGTGATCGGTGACGCCTCGACCGCGGCGCAGGCGATCGCGCGGATCCCGGCCCTGAGCCCGCAGGTGGCCGTGCTCGACGTGCGACTGCCCGACGGCGACGGGATCTCCGTCTGCCGCGACATCCGCTCGATGATGGACCACCCGCCGGCCTGCCTGATGCTGACCTCCTTCTCCGACGACGAGGCGTTGTTCACCGCGATCATGGCCGGCGCCGCGGGGTACCTGCTGAAACAGGTGAGCGGGACGGACCTGGTCGGCGCGGTGCGGCGGTTGGCGGCGGGGGAGTCGCTGCTGGATCCGGCGATGACGACCGCGGTCCTGGAGCGGTTGCGGAGTCCCGTGGTGGAGGACGACGACCCGCGGTACAAGTCGTTGACCGCGCAGGAGAAGAAGATTCTCGATCTGATTGCCGAGGGCAAGACCAATCGGCAGATCGCGGAGGCGCTGTTCCTGGCCGAGAAGACGGTGAAGAACTACGTGTCCGGGTTGCTCCGCAAACTGGAGATGGACCGGCGGACCGAGGCGGCCATCTACGCCGTCGAGCGGTCCAGACGCCGCCCGTCGCGCTGACCCCCGGAACCCGAACCACTCCATCAGGGCTCCAGGGTCCCGGACGACGCGTCCGGCTCACCAGGGCCGAAAGTCCCAGATCCACCTGGCCTCGGCCACCATCAGCCGCGGCCGGCGGTACGACCAAGGTCGCGGCCTGCTCCAAGTACAAGCTGCGGCATCCGCCAGGACCCTGCGCCCGGCGGATGCCGCAGGTCTTCGGTCAGCCGCAGATGGTGGTCCGCATCACGTCGGCCGGGCTGTTCCAGTTGGCGCAGCCGCTGCCGGAGTGGCCGTACCAGTCGTGGCCGAACTCGTGGGCGGCGAGCAGCGCGATCTGGCCGGTCGCGGTCGGGACCAGCGTGATGCGCTGGCCGGAGCCGTAGTTGCAGCCGATGATCGCGCCGGTGCCGCCGCAGTCGGTGATGTACGAGGTCTGACAGGAGACCGGAGTCCCACCGCCTTCGGTGAGGCCGTTCCACGCGGCGGCGCCCTGCCGGATCTCGCCGGCCCACTGGGCGCAGGACGCGGTGATCGTGTACGAGCGCGGGTTCGGCGGGTCCCAGCCGAGTAGCTTCGCCGGCTTCGGCGCGA encodes the following:
- a CDS encoding pyridoxamine 5'-phosphate oxidase family protein encodes the protein MTKASSTPPLSSTLTDSPEHVDGNEFGSALLAPDQEAATPLPEARTEVDANGLEILDPAECLRLLATRAMGRLVFTRDALPAVRLATFAVEQGGLIFATADDDRYRAAERGDVVAFEVDDIDEDEGLGWRVTVVGRLAPIDPEQAAPLIPLLPVRAWAPIGERQLVRLTIESYDGRRLASRPDET
- a CDS encoding response regulator, with product MTTIKVFLLDDHEVVRLGLRQLLEAEPDIEVIGDASTAAQAIARIPALSPQVAVLDVRLPDGDGISVCRDIRSMMDHPPACLMLTSFSDDEALFTAIMAGAAGYLLKQVSGTDLVGAVRRLAAGESLLDPAMTTAVLERLRSPVVEDDDPRYKSLTAQEKKILDLIAEGKTNRQIAEALFLAEKTVKNYVSGLLRKLEMDRRTEAAIYAVERSRRRPSR